From one Solanum stenotomum isolate F172 chromosome 12, ASM1918654v1, whole genome shotgun sequence genomic stretch:
- the LOC125847886 gene encoding bifunctional nuclease 2: protein MLGVELRISTVAGVLTDLPETSHRSASWNCNSSIRNISYHLSSRNRHCRKSRFMVICSKSSRGSFNRKSNQSDEPGDDYIEAVVLVSETMKHYKMHMGGFQEETRWHSSAHLIPSSFHPKDRIADTSSLGTGFLRRFKNPTIFLKISCDAEYVLPIIVGEHAVEKLIDSLHEEETEDCPNEFLLLRNLLLKSGYEVKMVKITERVTSTYFARIFFHKAGEKDIFSVDARPSDAINVARRCKAPIFVNKQIVLTDATRIGYGMDRSSRIKSTYDVLLDSASDGPDLLSEELSMLRNMNLAVNEERYNDAAMWKDKLMRLREFQT, encoded by the exons ATGCTCGGCGTTGAGTTAAGGATCTCTACCGTCGCCGGAGTTTTGACGGATCTACCGGAAACAAGTCACCGGAGTGCCAGCTGGAACTGTAACTCCTCGATTCGAAATATCTCATATCATCTCTCTTCCAGAAATAGACATTGCAGAAAGTCTAGATTCATGGTAATCTGTAGCAAGTCATCACGCGGAAGCTTTAATCGGAAATCTAATCAGAGTGATGAACCGGGTGATGATTATATTGAAGCTGTCGTCCTCGTTTCAG AGACTATGAAGCACTACAAAATGCATATGGGTGGATTTCAAGAAGAAACAAGATGGCACTCATCTGCTCACCTGATTCCCTCTTCTTTTCACCCTAAGGATCGTATCGCTGATACATCATCTTTAGGGACAGGATTTCTTCGCCGCTTCAAGAATCCAACTATTTTTCTTAAGATTTCCTGTGATGCAGAATATGTCTTACCAATTATTGTTG GAGAACATGCTGTCGAAAAACTTATAGATTCATTGCATGAGGAGGAGACtgag GATTGCCCCAACGAGTTCCTGCTTTTGAGGAATCTATTGTTGAAATCTGGCTATGAA GTTAAAATGGTGAAGATTACAGAAAGAGTGACTAGTACTTATTTTGCCCGAATATTTTTCCACAAG GCAGgggaaaaagatatttttagtGTGGATGCTCGTCCCTCAGATGCCATTAATGTTGCCAGAAGATGTAAG GCACCAATATTTGTGAATAAGCAAATTGTCTTGACTGATGCAACAAGAATAGGTTATGGAATGGACCGATCTAGCAGAATTAAGTCCACCTATGATGTATTATTAGATAG TGCATCAGATGGCCCCGATTTACTTTCTGAAGAACTTAGTATGCTGAGAAATATGAACTTAGCAGTGAATGAGGAGAGGTACAATGATGCAG CTATGTGGAAGGACAAACTGATGAGACTTCGTGAGTTCCAGACATGA
- the LOC125846666 gene encoding phospholipase D delta, with protein sequence MAENSSQENFICLHGDLELHIIQARHLPNMDLTSERIRRCFTACDVCRKPQTESTADDGNGELPNVKSTDQKIHHRSIITSDPYVTVCAPHTALARTRVLPNSQNPVWDEHFRIPLAHPMDCLDFRVKDDDVFGAQVMGKVTIPAEKIASGEVISGWFPVIGASGKSPKPDTALRLWMKFVPYDTNPLYKRGIASDPQYLGVRNTYFPLRKGSSVKLYQDAHVSDKFKLPEIQLENNTTFEHNKCWEDICYAITEAHHLIYIVGWSVFHKVKLVREPTRPLPRGGDLTLGELLKYKSQEGVRVLLLVWDDKTSHDKFFINTAGVMGTHDEETRKFFKHSSVICVLSPRYASSKLSLIKQQVVGTMFTHHQKCVLVDTQAPGNNRKVTAFLGGLDLCDGRYDTPEHRLFRDLDTVFKDDVHQPTFPAGTKAPRQPWHDLHCRIDGPAVYDVLINFAQRWRKATKWREFKFFKKTMSHWHDDAMLKIERISWILSPALAVLKDSTAIPEDDPKLHVYGEDHSENWHVQIFRSIDSGSVQGFPKTIDVAHAQNLVCSKNLIVDKSIEAAYIQAIRSAQHFIYIENQYFLGSSYAWESYKDAGADHLIPMELALKITSKIRARERFCVYVVMPMWPEGDPKSITMQEILFWQSQTIQMMYQVIATELKSMQILDSHPQDYLNFYCLGNREEIPGSIAQSSGNGDKVSDSYKFQRFMIYVHAKGMIVDDEYVIVGSANINQRSLAGSKDTEIAMGAYQPHYAWTEKQRHPQGQIYGYRMSLWAEHLGRIEECFKEPEALTCVRRVNEVAEGNWKSYTAENFTQLQGHLLKYPIHVGADGKVGPLPEYENFPDVGGRILGNHAPTIPDVLTT encoded by the exons ATGGCAGAAAATTCATCTCAGGAAAACTTCATCTGTTTACATGGAGATTTGGAGCTTCACATCATTCAAGCCCGTCATTTACCCAACATGGACTTAACTTCTGAGCGTATACGCCGGTGCTTCACCGCCTGTGATGTCTGCCGGAAACCTCAAACTGAATCCACTGCCGACGACGGAAACGGCGAACTACCCAATGTGAAAAGCACCGACCAGAAAATCCACCACCGGAGCATAATCACTAGTGACCCATATGTTACTGTGTGTGCACCCCATACCGCTCTTGCCCGTACACGTGTTCTACCCAATTCACAAAACCCTGTTTGGGATGAGCATTTCCGTATCCCTTTAGCACACCCTATGGACTGCTTGGACTTTCGCGTTAAAGATGATGATGTTTTCGGAGCTCAAGTTATGGGTAAAGTTACTATTCCGGCGGAAAAGATAGCCTCCGGTGAGGTGATTTCCGGCTGGTTTCCCGTGATTGGCGCTTCAGGGAAATCTCCAAAACCCGACACGGCTCTCCGGTTATGGATGAAATTCGTTCCATATGATACAAACCCATTGTATAAGCGAGGAATTGCTTCAGATCCTCAGTATTTAGGGGTAAGGAATACGTACTTCCCATTGAGAAAAGGGAGTTCAGTGAAGCTATACCAAGATGCTCACGTTAGCGATAAGTTTAAGCTGCCGGAAATCCAGTTGGAAAACAATACAACCTTTGAACACAACAAATGCTGGGAAGATATATGTTATGCAATTACAGAGGCTCATCACTTGATTTACATTGTTGGGTGGTCTGTTTTTCACAAAGTCAAGTTAGTTCGAGAGCCCACCAGGCCATTGCCGCGCGGCGGTGACTTGACACTTGGTGAATTACTTAAATATAAGTCCCAAGAAGGGGTGCGGGTTCTGTTGTTAGTTTGGGATGATAAAACTTCCCATGATAAGTTCTTTATTAACACG GCGGGAGTAATGGGAACTCACGACGAGGAGACCAGGAAGTTCTTTAAGCATTCCTCTGTAATATGCGTTTTGTCACCACGTTATGCTAGCAGTAAGCTCAGCCTTATCAAGCAACAG GTAGTTGGAACCATGTTTACACACCATCAGAAGTGTGTTCTGGTTGATACACAGGCACCCGGTAATAATAGAAAAGTAACAGCATTCTTAGGAGGTCTGGATCTCTGCGATGGTCGATATGATACACCTGAACATCGCTTATTCCGTGACCTTGACACTGTATTTAAAGACGACGTTCATCAGCCTACATTTCCT GCAGGGACCAAGGCTCCAAGGCAACCATGGCATGATTTGCATTGCAGAATTGATGGACCTGCTGTATATGATGTGCTTATAAACTTTGCTCAACGATGGAGGAAAGCGACAAAGTGGAGGGAGTTcaagttttttaagaaaacaatgtCCCATTGGCATGATGATGCTATGCTAAAAATTGAGCGTATCTCATGGATACTCAGCCCTGCTTTGGCTGTTTTAAAGGATAGTACTGCAATCCCAGAGGATGATCCTAAACTACATGTATATGGGGAAGATCACTCAGAAAATTGGCATGTACAG ATCTTCCGTTCCATTGATTCTGGTTCGGTGCAGGGATTTCCCAAGACAATTGATGTTGCGCATGCACAG AACCTTGTCTGCTCAAAAAATCTGATAGTAGATAAAAGCATTGAAGCCGCATATATTCAGGCAATAAGATCAGCTCAGCATTTCATATATATTGAAAATCAGTATTTTCTTGGATCGTCATACGCTTGGGAATCATAcaaagatgcag GAGCTGATCATCTGATACCGATGGAATTGGCACTGAAAATCACTAGTAAAATTAGAGCCAGGGAACgattttgtgtatatgttgTCATGCCCATGTGGCCTGAAGGGGACCCTAAGTCAATCACTATGCAGGAAATACTCTTCTGGCAG AGCCAGACAATACAGATGATGTATCAAGTTATTGCAACAGAGCTCAAATCGATGCAGATTTTGGACTCGCATCCGCAAGATTATTTAAATTTCTACTGCCTTGGTAACCGTGAAGAAATTCCAGGCTCTATTGCTCAATCTTCTGGTAATGGTGATAAG GTCTCAGACTCATATAAGTTTCAGCGTTTCATGATATATGTTCATGCCAAAGGAATGATAGTGGATGATGAGTATGTTATAGTGGGCTCTGCCAACATAAATCAGAGATCTTTAGCTGGGTCGAAAGATACAGAGATAGCTATGGGTGCCTACCAGCCTCATTATGCATGGACAGAAAAGCAAAGGCATCCACAGGGACAG ATCTATGGATACAGAATGTCCCTGTGGGCAGAGCACCTTGGGAGGATAGAGGAATGTTTCAAGGAACCAGAGGCGCTAACATGCGTGAGGAGGGTGAATGAGGTTGCTGAAGGTAACTGGAAGAGTTACACAGCTGAAAATTTCACTCAACTACAAGGACATCTTCTCAAGTATCCAATACATGTAGGCGCGGATGGGAAAGTAGGTCCATTACCTGAATATGAAAATTTCCCAGATGTAGGGGGTAGAATACTGGGAAATCATGCCCCTACTATCCCAGATGTTTTGACCACATAG